The Mycobacteriales bacterium genome has a segment encoding these proteins:
- a CDS encoding acyl-CoA dehydrogenase — WRLDQGTDAALDVLTAAWWAAEAGQHAVHITQHLHGGMGADITYPVHRYFLWGKQIELLLGGASALLAELGEVLENHHDAGDAVTL; from the coding sequence TGGCGGCTGGACCAGGGAACCGACGCCGCGCTGGACGTCCTCACCGCCGCGTGGTGGGCCGCCGAGGCCGGCCAGCACGCCGTCCACATCACCCAGCACCTCCATGGCGGCATGGGCGCGGACATCACCTATCCGGTGCACCGGTACTTCCTGTGGGGCAAGCAGATCGAGCTCCTGCTGGGCGGCGCTTCGGCGCTGTTGGCCGAACTCGGCGAGGTCCTCGAGAACCACCACGACGCCGGCGACGCCGTCACGCTGTGA
- a CDS encoding helix-turn-helix transcriptional regulator yields MDREYAQPLDVAALARTALMSTAHFSRRFREVYSETPYSYLMTRRIERAKALLRHGDQSVTDVCFAVGCSSLGSFSSRFTEIVGETPSDYRARNHDDMRGLTSCQAMVVGRPPRERSKPGKPTPSRSSSFEEAGVRRRS; encoded by the coding sequence ATGGACCGGGAGTACGCCCAACCGCTCGACGTCGCGGCGCTCGCGCGTACGGCGCTGATGTCGACCGCCCACTTCAGCCGCCGCTTCCGCGAGGTCTACTCCGAGACGCCGTACTCCTATCTCATGACTCGCCGCATCGAGCGCGCGAAGGCACTGCTGCGCCACGGCGACCAAAGCGTCACCGACGTGTGCTTCGCGGTCGGCTGCTCCAGCCTGGGGTCGTTCTCCTCCCGGTTCACCGAGATCGTGGGCGAGACCCCCTCGGACTACCGCGCTCGCAACCACGACGACATGCGCGGCCTCACATCGTGCCAGGCGATGGTGGTCGGTCGGCCACCGCGCGAGCGGTCCAAGCCTGGAAAGCCCACGCCCTCCCGGTCGAGCAGTTTCGAAGAAGCAGGGGTACGGCGACGCTCTTAG
- a CDS encoding VOC family protein codes for MSISVSGVHVTVDDPEAALAFYRDTLGFEVANRVDQGGFSWITLTCQAQPGLSIVLSQPHGGRSQEDGDALAALLAKGSLNMLQLRADDLDATFDKVAAAPGVEVLQEPADQFWGVRDAAVRDPAGNMIRIAQA; via the coding sequence ATGAGCATCTCCGTCAGCGGCGTACACGTCACAGTCGACGACCCCGAGGCCGCGCTGGCCTTCTACCGGGACACCCTGGGCTTCGAGGTGGCCAACCGGGTCGACCAGGGTGGGTTCAGCTGGATCACCCTCACCTGCCAGGCCCAGCCCGGGCTGTCCATCGTGCTGTCGCAGCCGCACGGCGGCCGCTCCCAGGAGGACGGCGACGCGCTCGCTGCGTTGCTCGCGAAGGGGTCGCTGAACATGCTTCAGCTGCGCGCGGATGACCTCGACGCGACGTTCGACAAGGTGGCGGCAGCGCCCGGCGTCGAAGTCCTCCAAGAGCCGGCCGACCAGTTCTGGGGAGTCCGCGACGCGGCCGTACGGGACCCCGCCGGCAACATGATCCGCATCGCGCAGGCCTAG
- a CDS encoding wax ester/triacylglycerol synthase family O-acyltransferase, with the protein MRQLSGVDALHVLEENARQHMHTIKIAVLGPRVGVPVPAEELRAWARERLPRIPPLRWQVRKIPLGLGRPVFIDVGPFDVDRHVTVETIESPGTDEQLDAVVSRIASRQLPRDRPLWDLTVLEGLSGGRVALVFKIHHSIMDGQASVRFFELAFDGGAPESLGEVPDAGEPIPTGGQLIRFALKAQASQYRQVLAVTRRSISSVRFNRAHRKSGAPPIVNPMAGPSTHFNQRLLSDRIYVDLTVPLASIRALSSASGATVNDVFVTLCGGALRRYLAEHGRPLDRSLTTSMPVSLRTPEELDSWGNRMSYWYVSLGSDIADPMERLAKVKDSVGAARAWAQGDTELFAVWQDYYLVFAKMTLKSLGVVQRVVGRPLFNVVVSNVRGPRELSLAGAPVVAVRSMGPITLLIGLNITAWSYRDDFSVGMQSCREFMPDLRRLGDHFKAELDAFTAAIAAPPAPSR; encoded by the coding sequence ATGAGGCAGCTGTCCGGCGTCGACGCACTTCACGTTCTGGAAGAGAACGCGCGCCAGCACATGCACACCATCAAGATCGCGGTGCTCGGCCCGCGTGTCGGCGTACCGGTCCCGGCCGAGGAGCTGCGAGCGTGGGCACGCGAACGACTGCCGCGGATCCCGCCATTGCGCTGGCAGGTGCGCAAGATCCCGCTGGGGCTCGGCAGGCCGGTCTTCATCGATGTCGGCCCTTTCGACGTCGATCGCCACGTCACGGTCGAGACGATCGAGTCGCCCGGGACCGACGAGCAGCTCGACGCGGTGGTCTCGCGCATCGCCAGCCGCCAGCTGCCGCGTGACCGGCCGCTGTGGGACCTGACCGTGCTGGAAGGCCTCTCAGGGGGCCGCGTCGCGCTGGTGTTCAAGATCCACCACTCGATCATGGACGGTCAGGCGAGCGTGCGGTTCTTCGAGCTGGCCTTCGACGGCGGGGCTCCCGAGTCGCTCGGCGAGGTGCCCGATGCGGGCGAGCCGATCCCGACCGGCGGGCAGCTGATCAGGTTCGCGTTGAAAGCGCAGGCCAGCCAGTACCGCCAAGTGCTCGCCGTCACCCGGCGCTCGATCAGCTCGGTCCGGTTCAACCGGGCGCACCGCAAATCCGGTGCGCCGCCGATCGTCAACCCGATGGCGGGCCCGTCGACCCACTTCAACCAGCGGCTGCTCTCGGACCGGATCTACGTGGATTTGACGGTGCCGCTCGCCTCGATCAGAGCGCTGTCGTCCGCGTCCGGCGCAACCGTGAACGACGTGTTCGTCACGTTGTGCGGCGGGGCGCTGCGGCGCTATCTCGCCGAGCACGGCAGGCCCCTCGACCGCTCGTTGACCACGTCGATGCCGGTGTCGCTCCGCACGCCCGAGGAGCTCGACAGCTGGGGCAACCGGATGTCGTACTGGTACGTCTCGCTGGGCTCGGACATTGCCGACCCGATGGAGCGGCTGGCCAAGGTGAAGGACAGCGTCGGTGCGGCGCGGGCGTGGGCGCAGGGCGACACGGAGCTGTTCGCGGTGTGGCAGGACTACTACCTGGTGTTCGCCAAGATGACGTTGAAGTCGCTCGGCGTCGTGCAGCGTGTGGTGGGCCGCCCGCTGTTCAACGTGGTGGTCTCCAACGTGCGCGGGCCACGAGAGCTCTCGCTGGCCGGGGCGCCGGTGGTGGCGGTGCGGTCGATGGGGCCCATCACGCTGCTGATCGGCCTGAACATCACGGCGTGGAGCTATCGCGACGACTTCTCGGTCGGCATGCAGTCCTGTCGTGAGTTCATGCCCGACCTGCGGCGGCTCGGGGATCACTTCAAGGCGGAGCTCGACGCGTTCACTGCGGCGATCGCCGCTCCGCCGGCGCCGAGCCGCTAG
- a CDS encoding MaoC family dehydratase N-terminal domain-containing protein, with the protein MPLNRDFIGRSYASDGTFEVGREHIKRFADAIGDPNPIYRDKAAAQAAGHPDVIAPPTFLTTLGFSLGGRGAMADADLGLDYSRVVHGEQKFVHHRPVRPGDELTATTYIDDIRDAGANELMAMRMEIRTTAGELVCEATNVVVSRGTAAGA; encoded by the coding sequence ATGCCGTTGAACCGTGACTTCATCGGTAGGTCGTACGCATCCGACGGCACGTTCGAGGTGGGGCGCGAGCACATCAAGCGCTTCGCGGACGCCATCGGCGATCCGAACCCGATCTACCGCGACAAGGCTGCGGCGCAGGCCGCGGGTCACCCCGACGTCATCGCTCCCCCGACCTTCCTGACCACCCTCGGCTTCTCGCTCGGCGGTCGCGGCGCGATGGCGGACGCGGACCTTGGCCTGGACTACAGCCGAGTCGTGCACGGCGAGCAGAAGTTCGTGCATCACCGCCCGGTACGCCCCGGTGACGAGCTGACCGCCACGACGTACATCGATGACATCCGCGACGCCGGTGCCAACGAGCTCATGGCGATGCGCATGGAGATCCGGACGACCGCAGGCGAGCTCGTCTGCGAGGCCACCAACGTCGTCGTGTCGCGAGGGACAGCTGCCGGCGCCTGA